A genomic window from Anthocerotibacter panamensis C109 includes:
- a CDS encoding sulfatase family protein, which translates to MPKPKNVLILLLDSLNFASVVGRQKSASTVAIDWLCSQGALFTRHHSVTSFTVPAVASMLTGVYPLHHKLHFQADTDLAPGITPLGAFFKQAGYRTLATVTEVLNDQGLLLAGFDEITRRPNAEQGIHTGWGVEVARRIRTLNLEQEPWLYLVHSFDLHPQRQCAPQYRSKAWGRNYYDQTLSSLDAHLAGILAQVNLEETLVVMLGDHGENTLFEPSSSESLAHNAYSLRIGSKLEPLREWCFQLGLRSRSKFLMRNNPLMHHDYHLYNFLTHVPMVIVSRGFIAPGSTCSKLTGHIDLLPTLLDLAGVNPGRAHFDGRSLLPVFAGDPDWAERPVFQELYSTFIWRSRPMEQILNQPLFLGVVTPEWHMILCPTYPGLAPELYNLNRDPDERKNVARAHPDTIRRLRKQLDAMLWGEANARIGVDSGSWS; encoded by the coding sequence ATGCCCAAGCCGAAGAATGTCCTGATCCTTCTGTTGGATTCGTTGAATTTTGCCAGTGTCGTCGGTAGACAAAAAAGTGCCTCCACCGTGGCTATCGACTGGCTGTGCTCTCAAGGAGCGCTTTTTACGCGCCACCATAGCGTCACCTCCTTTACTGTTCCGGCGGTGGCCTCCATGCTCACGGGAGTCTATCCCCTACACCACAAGCTGCACTTCCAGGCCGATACGGACTTAGCCCCCGGCATCACACCCCTGGGAGCCTTCTTCAAACAAGCGGGCTACCGGACGCTGGCGACAGTGACAGAGGTGCTCAACGACCAAGGTCTGCTCCTGGCTGGATTTGACGAAATTACACGCCGTCCGAATGCCGAGCAGGGTATCCACACGGGCTGGGGGGTGGAGGTGGCCCGGAGGATCCGTACGCTCAACTTAGAGCAGGAGCCTTGGCTCTATCTGGTCCATTCTTTTGATTTACATCCGCAACGCCAGTGTGCCCCTCAGTACCGCTCCAAAGCGTGGGGCCGGAATTATTATGACCAGACGCTCTCCTCCCTGGACGCTCATTTGGCGGGAATTCTGGCACAGGTCAATCTGGAGGAGACCCTCGTGGTGATGCTGGGTGACCACGGGGAGAATACGCTCTTTGAACCTTCTAGCTCCGAATCGTTGGCCCACAACGCCTACAGCCTGCGCATCGGCTCCAAGCTCGAACCGTTGCGCGAGTGGTGCTTCCAGTTGGGGCTCAGGAGTCGCAGTAAGTTTTTGATGCGCAACAATCCCTTGATGCACCACGACTATCACCTCTATAACTTTTTGACCCATGTGCCGATGGTGATTGTGAGCCGGGGGTTTATCGCACCGGGCTCTACGTGCTCCAAACTCACCGGGCATATCGACCTGCTGCCTACGCTGCTGGATCTGGCTGGGGTGAATCCGGGTCGGGCTCACTTTGATGGACGCTCCCTCCTGCCGGTGTTTGCGGGGGACCCGGATTGGGCTGAGCGCCCGGTTTTTCAAGAACTGTATTCGACCTTTATTTGGCGCTCGCGCCCGATGGAGCAGATCCTCAATCAACCCCTGTTTTTGGGGGTGGTCACCCCGGAATGGCACATGATCTTGTGCCCCACCTATCCCGGTCTGGCCCCGGAACTGTACAACCTCAACCGCGACCCCGATGAGCGCAAAAATGTAGCCCGTGCCCACCCCGACACCATCCGTAGACTGCGCAAGCAACTCGACGCCATGCTCTGGGGGGAAGCTAACGCTCGGATCGGAGTAGACAGCGGTTCTTGGTCCTGA
- a CDS encoding O-antigen ligase family protein produces MQQTESQRLIFLGALLAVGVLWGVTANNPQAALLLLVAAGALKLFSLGDRYAFVVLTAWVMTPGLRRIVDWQLGYGSISVLSILPLLVLLLPVVLLVGRWRQVPEPLLLLAVVWSGAFVYALGIGLANGQGLAALYTFAQFCLPPAFGLWLTTVWKPDLYPRLAWWLLGLAVLASLYGFYQFVAPPPWDTQWMVNSQMTSIGKPEPFEVRVFSVLNSDGPFADFLVFTLLFNLPRFKLERPWSLGMGLLLLLALSLTLVRSAWLGLLGGIILYLVLSPNRSRMLGAATGLVTLGAVGLLLLPALPGSERSSERLTTRFQTFTNLEQDVSIQERQALILPAFERALGEPTGEGLGVIGTATKLSAEAQTTDFDNGYLGRFVEMGYPGFIAYLGVLAGSFFWVLRGRWQAGSALEAEQWAMVAAMLGALLLLELAVDHHEAFMGIYFWMGLGLVAGFARRGTTDGQ; encoded by the coding sequence ATGCAACAAACCGAATCCCAACGCCTCATCTTCCTGGGAGCCCTCCTCGCGGTCGGTGTCCTCTGGGGGGTGACGGCGAACAATCCCCAAGCTGCCCTACTCCTCTTGGTGGCGGCGGGGGCGCTGAAACTTTTTTCCCTGGGCGACCGCTATGCTTTTGTCGTCCTGACAGCCTGGGTCATGACTCCGGGGCTGCGACGGATCGTCGATTGGCAACTCGGGTACGGGTCGATCTCTGTATTGAGTATTCTGCCCCTGCTGGTGCTCCTGCTGCCGGTGGTCTTGTTAGTAGGGCGCTGGCGACAGGTCCCGGAGCCCTTGCTGCTGCTGGCTGTGGTCTGGTCCGGGGCTTTTGTCTATGCGCTCGGCATCGGGCTCGCCAACGGTCAAGGGCTGGCGGCACTCTATACGTTCGCTCAATTCTGCTTGCCCCCGGCCTTTGGGCTGTGGCTGACGACGGTCTGGAAACCAGACTTATACCCCCGGCTGGCCTGGTGGCTGTTGGGGCTTGCGGTTCTGGCTAGCCTCTACGGCTTTTATCAGTTTGTAGCCCCCCCGCCTTGGGATACGCAGTGGATGGTCAATTCTCAGATGACGAGTATCGGTAAGCCGGAACCTTTTGAGGTCCGGGTCTTTAGCGTCCTCAACTCGGATGGGCCGTTTGCGGACTTTTTGGTGTTTACGCTGTTGTTCAACCTGCCACGCTTCAAGCTTGAGCGCCCCTGGTCGCTGGGTATGGGACTGCTCTTGCTGCTGGCTTTGTCGCTGACTTTGGTGCGCTCTGCGTGGCTGGGGCTGCTGGGAGGAATTATTCTTTACCTCGTCCTCAGCCCCAACCGCAGCCGGATGTTGGGGGCTGCGACTGGCTTGGTCACCTTGGGTGCGGTGGGGCTTTTACTGCTGCCTGCCCTGCCGGGGAGTGAGCGCTCTAGCGAGCGGCTGACCACCCGGTTCCAGACGTTTACCAATCTGGAGCAGGATGTTTCGATACAGGAGCGCCAAGCGCTGATCCTCCCGGCTTTTGAGCGAGCGCTCGGGGAGCCTACTGGCGAGGGGCTGGGCGTGATTGGCACCGCCACGAAGCTCAGCGCGGAGGCACAGACGACCGACTTTGATAACGGCTACCTGGGTCGGTTTGTCGAGATGGGATATCCGGGCTTTATCGCCTATCTGGGTGTTTTGGCGGGCAGCTTCTTCTGGGTCTTGCGGGGACGGTGGCAGGCTGGCTCAGCTCTGGAGGCAGAGCAGTGGGCTATGGTCGCTGCGATGTTGGGAGCACTGCTGCTCTTGGAGTTGGCTGTGGACCACCATGAAGCTTTTATGGGGATCTATTTCTGGATGGGGCTCGGGTTGGTCGCTGGGTTCGCCCGACGAGGGACTACGGATGGTCAGTGA